The sequence CAACTGCGCGGGATCGATTCCCGGATTGACGGCCATCAGCTCCTGAAGGCCGATATTGAATTTGCGCGCGATCCAGTAAAACGAATCGCCCGCCTGCACCACGTATCCCCCGTTCCGGGCCGGAATCTGCAGCAACTGACCCGGCATCAGATACCGGTCGGGATCGACCCCGGGATTTGCCGCCAGCAGCGATTGCAGGTTGATATTAAACTTTCTGGCCACCCGGTACAGCGTATCGCCTCTCTGCACCACATACGGATACGTCACGTTTTCCCCTCCTTGCCGGTTGCGAGGAAACTCCCGAGGAGTCCGTTCGAGATACGGGCAGTCCGGCGATGCGCAAGCCGGCCGGCCCATAGCCAGCGTATGCGGTGCGAGGACGAAGCAGAACAGGGCCGTCTCCCTGGACCAACGAAAAAGGCCCGCACCTCCTGCCAAGGAGAGCGCGGACCGGCGGTTAGGAGATTTGCGGAACCTGCCAGACGACCGGACATACTTCGATCTGGTTCCCGAGCCATTGCCGGGCGATCGTCTGAAATGTAACGGGCTGCCCGCTGCAAAAAAAACGGTGCACGGGCAGTTCGACCGTCCGTTCGAGCCGTCCGGTTTGATACAGAATCGTACTGATCTCCCGGGCCGTCTCCTCCGCGGAGCTGATAAGGCGAACATCGTTCCCCATCACCTGGGAGATGGAGTCCGCCAGAAACGGATAATGCGTGCAGCCCAATATCAGGCAATCCAGCGGCAGACCGCGCAGCGGCTCCAGCGAACGCTCCACGACATGGAGCGCCTCTTCCGACCGATACAAGCCTTGCTCGACGAGCGGCACGAAGTCCGGACACGCCAGACTGTACACTTCAACCATAGGCGAGATGGACTCCAGCGCGATCCGGTAGGCGTCGCTGCGGATCGTGCCGACCGTGCCGATGACGCCGATCCGGTTGGACCGCGTAATTTTGATGGCCGCCCTCGCTCCCGGATGGATGACGCCGACGACCGGCACATCGACCATCGCGCGTATGTCGTCCAGCGCCACGGCCGTAGCCGTATTGCATGCGATCACAATCATTTTCGGATCGTACTGCATCAGATAAGCGACAATCTCCCGCGTAAATTGCCGCACCTCTTGTGGATCTCTCGGACCGTAAGGCGCGCGGGCCGTATCACCAAAGTAAATGATTTCCTCCCTGGGGAGCTGCCGCATCACTTCCCGGACGACCGTCAGGCCGCCGACGCCGGAATCCAAGAT comes from Paenibacillus thermoaerophilus and encodes:
- the racE gene encoding glutamate racemase gives rise to the protein MKQAIAILDSGVGGLTVVREVMRQLPREEIIYFGDTARAPYGPRDPQEVRQFTREIVAYLMQYDPKMIVIACNTATAVALDDIRAMVDVPVVGVIHPGARAAIKITRSNRIGVIGTVGTIRSDAYRIALESISPMVEVYSLACPDFVPLVEQGLYRSEEALHVVERSLEPLRGLPLDCLILGCTHYPFLADSISQVMGNDVRLISSAEETAREISTILYQTGRLERTVELPVHRFFCSGQPVTFQTIARQWLGNQIEVCPVVWQVPQIS